TACCGCCGCGCATTCGGATTCGCGAGCCATTTCCAGCTCGGCAGCGCTCCAACTCGACCGCGCGACTATTTCACGTCGGTCAGATAATCGCTTTCGCTTACGTCGAGCCCAAGCGCGCGCCAATCGCTCGACAGCGGCGCCGTGATGGCGACCGGCGCATCGGTCATCGGATGGCGGAGTTCCAAACTTCGGGCATGCAGCGCGATCGGCCGATCACGCTCTTCCTCGGTTTCCACACCGAACTTCGACGTCGCGCCGTAGAACGCATCGCCGACGACGGCGTGTCCACGCGAGGCGGCTTGAATGCGGATCTGATGGGTCCGACCGGTTTCCAGTTCGATCTCGAGCCACGTGGCCGGCCCGGTCGGAAGCTGGAGCGTGCCGAGCGTCCGATAGTGGAGCACCGCCGGTCGGCCGTAGGGGTCGTCTTCGCCGACGACTTCCGCGTGCGGCTTCCCATAGGTTTTCTTCAATCGATCGGTCCAGGTGCCCGAAGCCGGCTCGACCGAGCCTTCGACGCAGGTCCAATAAGTCTTGCGCACCTGGCGCTTCTCGAATTGCAGCGAGACCCGACTCGCCGCGCGCACATGCCGCGTGAACAAGATCACGCCGGAAACCGGCCGGTCGAGCCGATGGGGAACGCCGAGGTAGACGTTTCCCTCTTTCGACTCGCGCTTCCGGAGCCAATTCTTCATCTGCGCTTCGAGGCTCGGAAACGGCTCCGGCGCTTGGGTCGCAAGTCCGGCCGGTTTCCATACGGCGAACAACGGGCCATCGTCGAGCAGTAGGCGTGGTGCGGTGTTTTGGGTCATGAAGCGTTTCTACCACCGTAGGGCTGTTGAAGGGAGGGGCGGAAACCCTTCAATCGGCTCCGGAGAACGCCGCAACTCTTCGACCTTGCAGCACCGTTCCGGAGTCGCGGCATAGAACGACCGTGCAATTTCCGGCCGAAATAGGAAGGGTGCGTGCGGGAAATAGTGGAAAAATCCCTCCCTCACTTTCACTAGCCCTGACATACGTCTGTCAGTCGCGCCGGCTATGGTTCCGCTAGTTGATTCCCCTCAAGCGCCGAGGAACCTATGAATACCATCCTGCATTCACCCTCTCCCTTCCCTGTCCGACTCGCCGTCGTCGACGACGAGACCTTGGTTCGCGAGGGGCTCGTCGCCTTGTTCCACACCTCGCCCGATTTTCGGCTCGTCGCTTCGGCCTCGGAAAGCGAGTTGCTGCTCGAAGCCCTTCCGGCGGCCGATCGACCCGACGTCGCCCTCCTCGACGTCCGAACCACCGGCACCGGCACGCTTGCCGGAGTCCGGCTCTGGCAAGAACGCTTTCCGGAAATTCGGATCGTGCTGCTCGACGATGCCGTCCGCGACGCACACCTGCGGCAAGCGGTTCGGCTCCAGGTGCATGGCTACGCGCTGAAGCAAGATTCGTTCTACGATCTGACGCAGGTCATCGAAGCGGCGGCCCGCGATGTCCGTTCGTTTTCTCCTTCGGCCGGAAGCCGCCTCATCAGCACCGAGCAAGGTTGGGATCTGCAACCTTCCAACACGCCGGGCCTACATTCTCTCACGATGCGCGAGACGGAAGTGCTCACTTGCCTCGCGCAAGGATTCACCGTCAAGGTTTGCTCCGCCCTCTTGCATATCAGCCCGAGCACGGTCGACAATCACAAGTCGCGCATCATGAAGAAATTGAAGATGCACAAAACGGTCGACCTCGCGCGGCTCGCGCTGCGCGAAGGGCTGATGCCGCGCTGAGGGGCAAGCCGGTCGACGATAGACGACCTACGAGGCGCTCCCATGCCCACTGAATCCAATCAACCTGCCACCGACTCGAAGGCCCGCTTCTCGAATCGTGTCGACGACTACATTCGCTATCGACCCGGCTATCCTCCCGAGGTGCTTGAGATTCTCCGTCGCGAGGCGGGCCTCACTTCCGACTTCACCATTGCCGACATCGGCTCGGGCACAGGCATCTCGACCGAGATGTTCCTGCGCAACGGCAACACCGTGTTCGGCGTGGAACCGAACGAGGCGATGCGCTCGGCGGCCGAGAGGCTCTTGAGCGGCTACCCGAAGTTTCGTTCCGT
This sequence is a window from Planctomycetia bacterium. Protein-coding genes within it:
- a CDS encoding response regulator transcription factor, whose translation is MNTILHSPSPFPVRLAVVDDETLVREGLVALFHTSPDFRLVASASESELLLEALPAADRPDVALLDVRTTGTGTLAGVRLWQERFPEIRIVLLDDAVRDAHLRQAVRLQVHGYALKQDSFYDLTQVIEAAARDVRSFSPSAGSRLISTEQGWDLQPSNTPGLHSLTMRETEVLTCLAQGFTVKVCSALLHISPSTVDNHKSRIMKKLKMHKTVDLARLALREGLMPR
- a CDS encoding RNA pseudouridine synthase, producing MTQNTAPRLLLDDGPLFAVWKPAGLATQAPEPFPSLEAQMKNWLRKRESKEGNVYLGVPHRLDRPVSGVILFTRHVRAASRVSLQFEKRQVRKTYWTCVEGSVEPASGTWTDRLKKTYGKPHAEVVGEDDPYGRPAVLHYRTLGTLQLPTGPATWLEIELETGRTHQIRIQAASRGHAVVGDAFYGATSKFGVETEEERDRPIALHARSLELRHPMTDAPVAITAPLSSDWRALGLDVSESDYLTDVK